Proteins co-encoded in one Megalops cyprinoides isolate fMegCyp1 chromosome 1, fMegCyp1.pri, whole genome shotgun sequence genomic window:
- the LOC118776944 gene encoding vesicle-fusing ATPase: MAARTMQAARCPTDELSLTNCAVVSEKDLQSGQHVLVRTTPTHKFVFTVKTHHSVVPGTIAFSLPQRKWAGLSIGQEVEVSPYNFDKSKQCVGTMTIEIDFLQKKSVDSSPYDSDKMASEFIQHFNSQSFSVGQQLVFSFCDKLFGLLIKDIQAMDPSILKGEPASGKKHKIEIGLLLGNSQVIFEKSESSSLTLVGKAKTREARQSIINPDWNFERMGIGGLDKEFSDIFRRAFASRVFPPDIVEQMGCKHVKGILLYGPPGCGKTLMARQIGKMLNAREPKIVNGPEILNKYVGESEANIRKLFADAEDEQKRLGANSGLHIIIFDEIDAICKQRGSMAGSTGVHDTVVNQLLSKIDGVEQLNNILVIGMTNRPDLIDEALMRPGRLEVKMEIGLPDEKGRVQILNIHTAKMREFHLLAADVDIKELAVETKNYSGAELEGLVRAAQSTAMNRHIKASAKVEVDMEKAEKLQVNRNDFFASLDNDIKPAFGTNQEDYASYIMNGIIKWGDPVTRVLDDGELLVQQTKNSDRTPLVAVLLEGPPHSGKTALAAKIAEESQFPFIKICSPDKMIGHSEIAKCQAIKKIFDDAYKSQLSCVVVDDIERLLDYVPIGPRFSNLVLQALLVLLKKAPPRGRKLLIIGTTSRKDVLQEMEMLDAFSTTIHIPNISTGKHLVEALELLGSFKDNERAIIAKEVKDKRVSIGIKKLLMLIEMSLQMHQEYRVSKFLALLREEGALEDANRIRI; this comes from the exons agGAAATGGGCCGGCCTCTCGATTGGACAGGAAGTGGAAG tgtCCCCATACAACTTTGACAAGTCCAAGCAGTGCGTGGGCACCATGACCATTGAGATCGACTTCCTGCAGAAGAAAAGTGTGGACAGCAGCCCTTACGACTCTGACAAGATGGCCAGCGAGTTCATCCAGCACTTCAACAGCCAGAGCTTCAGCGTGGGACAGCAG CTGGTGTTCAGTTTCTGTGATAAGCTCTTTGGACTGCTGATTAAGGACATTCAGGCCATGGACCCCAGCATCCTCAAGGGGGAGCCAGCATCTGGAAAGAAGCACAAG ATTGAAATTGGTCTGTTGCTGGGCAACAGTCAAGTGATTTTCGAGAAGTCTGAGAGCTCCTCTCTTACCCTAGTTG gaaaGGCCAAGACCAGGGAGGCCCGCCAGTCCATAATCAACCCCGACTGGAACTTTGAGCGCATGGGCATTGGTGGCCTGGACAAAGAGTTCTCTGACATCTTCCGCAGAGCCTTTGCCTCCCGAGTCTTCCCCCCCGACATCGTTGAGCAGATGG GCTGTAAGCATGTGAAGGGCATTTTATTGTACGGACCCCCAGGCTGCGGTAAGACCCTCATGGCCCGGCAGATTGGCAAGATGCTGAATGCCCGTGAGCCCAAGATTGTCAATGGGCCTGAGATCCTCAACAAGTACGTGGGAGAGTCTGAGGCCAACATCCGCAAGCTCTTTGCTGATGCTGAGGACGAGCAGAAGAGG ctggGTGCCAACAGTGGCCTGCACATAATCATCTTTGATGAGATTGATGCCATCTGCAAGCAGCGAGGCAGTATGGCGGGTAGCACAGGCGTCCACGACACAGTGGTCAACCAGCTGCTGTCCAAGATTGATGGCGTGGAGCAGCTCAATAATATCCTGGTCATAG GAATGACCAACAGGCCTGACCTCATTGACGAAGCCTTAATGAGACCTGGCAGACTCGAGGTGAAAATGGAGATTG GCCTGCCAGACGAGAAAGGCAGGGTTCAGATCCTGAACATCCACACAGCCAAGATGAGGGAGTTCCACCTGCTGGCGGCTGACGTGGACATAAAGGAGCTGGCTGTAGAGACCAAGAACTACAGCGGAGCCGAGCTGGAGGGGCTTGTCAGGGCTGCCCAGTCTACCGCAATGAACCGCCACATCAAG gccaGTGCCAAGGTGGAAGTGGACATGGAGAAGGCGGAGAAGCTGCAAGTCAATCGAAACGACTTCTTTGCCTCCCTGGACAACGACATCAAGCCT GCCTTTGGTACAAACCAGGAGGACTACGCAAGCTATATCATGAATGGCATCATTAAGTGGGGCGACCCCGTGACCCGGGTTCTGGATGACGGGGAGCTGCTGGTTCAGCAGACCAAGAACAGCGACCGCACGCCTCTGGTGGCCGTGCTGCTGGAGG GACCCCCTCACAGTGGGAAGACGGCCCTAGCAGCCAAAATTGCAGAGGAATCCCAGTTCCCCTTCATCAAGATCTGCTCTCCAGACAAGATGATTGGCCACTCTGAGATTGCCAAGTGCCAGGCTATCAAGAAG ATATTCGACGATGCCTACAAGTCACAGTTGAGCTGTGTAGTGGTGGATGACATAGAGCGCCTTCTGG ATTACGTACCCATCGGACCTCGTTTCTCCAATCTGGTGCTGCAAGCCCTGCTGGTCCTGCTGAAGAAGGCCCCTCCTCGG GGCCGTAAGCTGCTGATCATCGGCACCACCAGCCGCAAAGACGTCCTGCAGGAGATGGAGATGCTGGACGCCTTCAGCACCACCATCCACATCCCCAACATCTCCACCGGGAAGCACCTGGTGGAGGCCCTGGAG cTGCTGGGTAGCTTTAAGGACAATGAACGAGCCATCATTGCCAAGGAGGTCAAGGACAAGAGGGTTTCGATTGGCATCAAGAAGCTGCTGATGCTCATTGAGATGTCCCTGCAG ATGCACCAGGAGTACAGAGTCAGCAAGTTCCTGGCACTGCTGAGAGAAGAGGGCGC GTTGGAGGACGCCAATCGCATCCGAATTTAA
- the LOC118783252 gene encoding ORM1-like protein 3 → MNVGTAHSEVNPNTRVMNSRGIWLSYVLGIGLLHVILLSIPFATVPVVWTLTNLIHNMCMYIFLHTVKGTPFETPDQGKARLLTHWEQMDYGVQFTASRKFLTITPIILYFLTSFYTKYDRVHFVINTVSLLTVLIPKLPQLHGVRLFGINKY, encoded by the exons ATGAATGTCGGCACAGCGCACAGCGAGGTGAACCCAAACACGAGGGTGATGAACAGCAGGGGCATCTGGCTGTCCTATGTCCTGGGCATCGGCCTGCTACATGTCATCCTGCTCAGCATCCCCTTCGCCACCGTGCCGGTGGTCTGGACCCTCACCAACCTCATCCACAATATG tgCATGTACATCTTTCTGCACACGGTGAAAGGGACCCCTTTTGAGACGCCGGACCAGGGCAAGGCGCGTCTCCTCACGCACTGGGAGCAGATGGATTATGGTGTGCAGTTCACTGCCTCCCGCAAGTTCCTCACCATCACGCCCATCATCCT GTACTTTCTCACCAGCTTCTACACAAAGTACGACCGGGTCCACTTTGTCATCAATACAGTGTCCCTGCTGACTGTCCTCATTCCTAAACTTCCTCAGCTGCATGGAGTGAGGCTTTTCGGGATCAACAAATACTGA